The following proteins come from a genomic window of Hydractinia symbiolongicarpus strain clone_291-10 chromosome 2, HSymV2.1, whole genome shotgun sequence:
- the LOC130630149 gene encoding uncharacterized protein LOC130630149, with the protein MALSSSFLSLEQTSEKCLLCDGSFSQKDSQKSFSQQGWENLKRIAEEWNCIDIDRNDKYFSFRYVHSRIGDVIEAFGKAHKNCSITFGTKVENYRKRYGEIKTSVLEQESEDLTSDVQTRRSQREAKKRKQICFICNERRETDGGSYNQAGLGRCEQESSRQRIHARTELFISKPTYRFHEAAKRLQVLQGGQSFDLYAIDIYYHKNCYLKYAINQPSGIEEEQESSKDKEKQFIIEEFFRIVGWKVIGKKEAYLLHQLLSDIKVICEENNLEPAFMHTVSLKRELVKQFGSEIDFFTTGKYVIVHSALMNPCEYSVATLLGHGLRDMDHIRSFANFIKSKVKERELESLPKTPDEMIADFNKGPMPELYNIIYATMYPNFKTNDEGYAITQSSNIANKIWSIASDWQSLITRQKNVKQAMLGLTIHRLTGSKEAAAHLHNLGHSISYNEIRKYNDAWSSAQIEVHKRFVKGYPLHSTIDNNDGRQETLTGVGTTHDTNSTLFQPFIPGDSILHETKSTIQELVPCEEIVTNNIEEYHLGARADPLAFPAYQDDEGTELLEESFRRDVAWSLASGLPATDGEPDLPMLGSWTAFNRKVSDRKQKKSLIEYMPVINQPPDISVCKNYLDTLKHVMDDLGLKHIFAHADEEVYARLVQIIWKNSDLYKNIIVLMGGFHQLRVRQRLIFKRHSCIGYKDWFVDAGTISAGSVDQAFGGKHYYRCMRILKESFAALVQYRTEQLRDNYASLSDGLRESLKSLRENPSTEALEAVIELDEFEELVREISSCESPQQTMTVAYLRDISSLLALVSAVREGNFERHLEAEREMLKQVFAFDHQNYSRYLTFQHVLLTDLKSSNNPAYQELLERGFGANYSGEKFATVHGDLVTEYFNRETKGTAGPFRSGFSTNIDTTNKWVKTVHIHAKLRLTMRDKLNIKTTSTHKELTDSGKAKHHSDVAALKEKLHSYKTDPFSNGPAKVICTGLEIDTEVIEGLMNAPEIGNTRYKEFVQKRLVTKEKSIFDPIKRVKLKTGLEKGKSTPKAVSILKEDRQAFGILVAKATSLEEAFTFPITTLPLSLATPNNMLRQSDKASFRNYLINESKAVSSAIPLKARWIIDGMALFRTVKPEQTYRKWLVAVLHSAIPPAIADAVQVEIVNDTYLENSIKSSTRIARGETSRRVRLESVDQKMLQGKEWLEFFHNNENKEDLIRLASSFFRSTDGRRLLKIPLIINCKEETLLIRSNGVERMQDCNHEEADTRLVLHAAQDKSPAVIVAKDTDVLILLLHGMVHCHASQEWHMKIEHEKYVDVRLIFDNFGPEICTVLPQIHALTGCDTTAYKFNKGKIKVFKKILKDKSGLALIDQLGKSTSISNETVVNAKKFFQIFMYHGKDKDSYVQTRVQQYLKMKVKSSAPLLPDPDSVCQEIKRVHLQSYIWLNCLNHHIVPLNIEDFGWKIDHDKKFVNPVWFTGNQLPRSLIRQRGKSRKKTGNTGDGFEADKESEAEQTEPSQKRKKVTPRGTKRSNDTSDDMEQRESSAMNETEGASDSSDWEKDFTTSEEEKTDSSDSDYLP; encoded by the exons ATGGCCCTATCGTCTTCATTTCTCAGTCTTGAACAAACAAgtgaaaaatgtttattatgTGATGGTTCTTTTTCGCAAAAAGATTCCCAAAAAAGTTTTTCACAGCAAGGATGGGAGAACTTGAAGAGGATTGCAGAAGAATGGAACTGTATTGATATCGATCGAAATGACAAGTATTTCTCTTTTCGTTATGTTCACTCGCGAATTGGTGATGTTATTGAAGCATTTGGTAAAGCTCATAAAAATTGTAGTATTACATTTGGAACGAAAGTGGAAAACTACAGGAAAAGATACGGAGAAATTAAGACAAGTGTTCTCGAACAAGAATCAGAGGATCTAACAAGTGATGTTCAGACTAGAAGATCACAAAGAGAagccaaaaaaagaaaacaaatttgttttatttgtaatGAAAGAAGGGAAACGGACGGTGGATCATATAATCAAGCTGGACTTGGTAGATGCGAACAGGAAAGCTCTCGTCAAAGGATTCATGCAAGGACTGAGCTGTTTATTTCTAAACCGACTTACCGATTTCACGAGGCCGCAAAAAGACTGCAGGTATTGCAAGGTGGACAGTCTTTTGATCTTTATGCCATTGATATTTATTATCATAAAAACTGTTACCTTAAGTATGCAATAAACCAGCCTTCGGGtattgaagaagaacaagaaTCTTCGAAAGACAAAGAAAAGCAATTCATAATCGAAGAGTTCTTCAGAATAGTTGGATGGAAAGTAATTGGGAAGAAGGAGGCATATCTTCTCCACCAGTTATTATCAGACATAAAGGTTATATGCGAAGAAAATAACTTAGAGCCTGCTTTCATGCACACTGTGTCATTGAAGAGAGAATTGGTGAAGCAATTTGGATCTGAGATTGATTTTTTTACAACAGGGAAATACGTTATTGTTCATTCGGCGCTCATGAATCCCTGCGAGTATAGCGTTGCAACACTGCTTGGCCATGGACTGAGGGATATGGATCACATTCGTTCGTTTGCAAATTTCATCAAGAGCAAAGTCAAAGAGCGAGAGCTAGAAAGTTTACCAAAAACTCCTGATGAAATGATCGCAGACTTCAACAAGGGCCCGATGCCTGAATTATACAATATTATATATGCCACGATGTATCCGAATTTTAAGACCAATGATGAAGGTTATGCCATTACGCAGTCAAGTAACATTGCCAATAAGATTTGGTCAATAGCATCAGATTGGCAGTCGCTAATCACTCGCCAGAAGAATGTAAAACAAGCCATGCTAGGACTGACAATACACAGACTTACTGGTAGTAAAGAGGCAGCCGCACATCTTCACAATCTTGGCCATTCAATTTCGTACAATGAAATCAGAAAATACAATGATGCATGGTCCTCCGCTCAGATTGAAGTACACAAACGTTTTGTGAAAGGATACCCTCTACATTCGACCATTGATAACAATGATGGCCGCCAGGAAACTCTTACCGGTGTTGGAACCACTCATGATACGAACAGCACACTGTTTCAGCCATTTATTCCAG GTGACAGCATTCTTCATGAAACGAAATCAACAATTCAAGAACTAGTTCCCTGTGAGGAAATTGTTACTAACAATATTGAAGAATATCATCTTGGTGCGAGAGCGGATCCTCTTGCATTTCCCGCTTATCAGGATGATGAAGGCACAGAGCTCCTTGAAGAAAGCTTTCGCAGAGATGTAGCGTGGTCATTAGCAAGTGGTCTGCCTGCTACTGACGGTGAACCTGATTTACCAATGTTGGGGTCTTGGACTGCTTTCAATAGAAAGGTTTCTGATCGCAAGCAGAAAAAATCGCTCATTGAATACATGCCTGTAATAAATCAACCACCCGATATTTCAGTATGCAAGAACTATCTTGACACCCTCAAACATGTAATGGATGATCTTGGATTAAAACATATTTTCGCCCACGCAGACGAAGAGGTATATGCCAGGCTTGTGCAGATAATATGGAAGAATAGCGATCTCTATAAGAATATCATTGTCCTTATGGGTGGCTTTCACCAATTACGTGTTCGCCAGCGATTAATCTTCAAGAGGCATTCGTGTATTGGCTACAAAGATTGGTTTGTTGACGCAGGGACAATTTCTGCTGGTTCTGTAGATCAAGCATTTGGAGGGAAGCATTACTATCGGTGTATGCGAATTCTGAAAGAGTCATTCGCTGCTCTTGTCCAGTATCGTACAGAACAACTACGGGACAACTACGCGTCTTTATCTGATGGTCTGCGTGAGAGCCTGAAGTCACTGAGAGAAAATCCATCCACAGAAGCACTTGAAGCGGTTATAGAATTAGATGAATTTGAAGAGTTAGTTCGTGAGATAAGTAGCTGCGAAAGTCCTCAACAAACAATGACTGTTGCGTACTTGAGAGATATATCGTCTTTATTAGCTCTGGTCTCTGCCGTTCGTGAAGGAAATTTCGAAAGACATCTTGAAGCAGAACGAGAAATGCTGAAGCAAGTGTTTGCTTTCGACCACCAAAACTACTCTCGCTATTTGACATTTCAGCATGTGCTATTGACGGATTTGAAATCAAGCAACAATCCAGCCTATCAAGAACTGCTCGAGAGGGGATTCGGAGCGAATTATTCGGGAGAAAAGTTTGCAACAGTTCACGGGGATTTGGTCACTGAATATTTTAATCGCGAAACCAAAGGGACAGCAGGTCCATTCAGATCCGGATTTAGTACCAATATCGACACAACTAACAAATGGGTGAAAACCGTTCACATTCACGCAAAGCTTCGTCTTACAATGCGTGATAAACTCAACATTAAAACAACGTCGACTCACAAAGAGCTTACGGATAGTGGTAAAGCAAAACACCATAGCGATGTCGCTGCTTTGAAAGAAAAGTTGCATTCCTATAAAACGGATCCATTTTCGAATGGTCCTGCAAAAGTAATCTGCACGGGTTTagaaatcgatacagaagtaatTGAAGGCCTAATGAATGCACCAGAAATTGGGAATACCAGATACAAAGAGTTTGTCCAAAAACGACTTGTaactaaagaaaaaagtatatttGATCCAATCAAAAGAGTAAAGCTGAAAACCGGGCTTGAAAAGGGAAAGAGTACCCCTAAAGCAGTATCCATCCTCAAAGAAGATCGACAGGCCTTTGGAATTCTAGTGGCAAAAGCAACATCGCTTGAAGAGGCGTTCACATTTCCAATTACAACACTTCCATTGAGTCTTGCAACACCAAACAACATGCTGCGACAATCAGACAAAGCCAGTTTCCGAAACTATTTGATCAATGAATCAAAAGCGGTCTCCAGCGCTATCCCACTGAAGGCACGTTGGATTATTGATGGTATGGCCCTCTTTCGAACAGTGAAACCAGAGCAAACATATAGAAAGTGGCTGGTCGCTGTTCTCCATTCAGCAATACCTCCTGCAATAGCAGATGCAGTACAAGTAGAAATCGTCAATGATACTTATTTGGAAAATAGCATCAAATCATCAACGAGAATTGCGCGGGGAGAAACATCTCGCAGAGTACGTCTGGAAAGTGTAGACCAAAAAATGCTTCAAGGAAAGGAATGGCTAGAGTTTTTCCACAACAACGAAAATAAGGAAGATCTTATTCGACTTGCAAGCTCATTCTTCAGAAGTACAGACGGCAGACGGTTGTTGAAGATCCCGCTTATCATCAATTGCAAAGAGGAAACTTTGCTGATTCGAAGTAATGGAGTGGAACGAATGCAAGATTGCAACCACGAGGAAGCAGACACGAGACTCGTGCTTCATGCAGCTCAAGATAAATCCCCTGCTGTGATTGTTGCAAAGGATACAGACGTGCTTATCCTATTGCTTCATGGTATGGTACACTGCCACGCCTCACAAGAATGGCACATGAAGATTGAGCACGAGAAGTATGTTGATGTACGATTGATATTTGATAACTTTGGCCCTGAAATTTGCACAGTGTTACCTCAGATACATGCTCTAACCGGCTGTGATACAACTGCCTACAAATTCAATAAAGGAAAGATAaaagtttttaagaaaatattgaaagaCAAAAGCGGCTTAGCTCTCATTGATCAACTGGGTAAGAGCACTTCCATTTCTAATGAGACGGTGGTAAACGcaaagaaattttttcaaatatttatgtACCATGGAAAGGATAAAGACAGCTATGTCCAGACGAGGGTACAGCAATATTTGAAAATGAAAGTGAAATCTTCAGCACCATTATTACCTGACCCAGATTCAGTTTGTCAAGAGATAAAACGGGTCCATTTACAATCTTATATTTGGCTGAACTGCTTAAACCATCACATAGTTCCGTTGAACATTGAAGATTTCGGATGGAAAATTGACCACGACAAGAAATTTGTAAATCCCGTTTGGTTTACTGGAAATCAGTTGCCAAGATCTCTTATTCGACAAAGGGGTAAATCCAGGAAGAAAACAGGTAACACTGGAGATGGTTTTGAAGCTGATAAAGAATCAGAAGCTGAGCAAACGGAACCTTCGCAGAAAAGGAAAAAAGTCACTCCCCGAGGGACGAAAAGAAGTAACGACACAAGCGACGACATGGAACAGAGAGAAAGCAGTGCTATGAATGAAACGGAAGGAGCTTCAGATAGTTCTGATTGGGAAAAAGACTTTACGAcatcagaagaagaaaaaacggACTCTTCTGACAGTGACTATTTACCTTAG